A single window of Rhodamnia argentea isolate NSW1041297 chromosome 5, ASM2092103v1, whole genome shotgun sequence DNA harbors:
- the LOC115754627 gene encoding uncharacterized protein LOC115754627 encodes MLPNGDSVVQYYFPSLSAMQIFTYKKFAGPRPDLKSSKRSGEGSSSTESENVTVNSDGSKSSLDPPSNNSNNAYARHEGPERVKEYHGELYCQYNEILNPYSRAPLSVKIKELAQKYPCLTTFRSTDLTPHSWVAVAWYPIIQIPVMRNRKELSASFLTYHMLSWSPQGLVKVIPEDNQRIESIVPPRRESKVLTNGECKYEIGIPPFAMSTYKMNGVFWVNPKTLDREMMVSYQRAAWFWLREHNFSHHDYNFFVSHGI; translated from the exons ATGCTGCCTAACGGAGACTCCGTGGTGCAATACTATTTCCCTTCCTTATCGGCAATGCAGATCTTCACTTACAAGAAGTTCGCAGGGCCGCGTCCCGATCTCAAATCTTCCAA GAGGTCCGGAGAGGGATCGTCTTCAACTGAGTCCGAGAACGTGACCGTGAACAGTGATGGGAGCAAGAGCAGCTTGGACCCTCCAAGCAATAACTCAA ACAATGCTTATGCTAGGCATGAAGGCCCAGAGCGAGTCAAAGAGTATCACGGCGAACTGTACTGCCAATACAATGAGATACTGAACCCGTATAGTCGAGCCCCCCTAAGCGTGAAG ATCAAAGAACTGGCACAGAAGTATCCCTGCTTGACTACTTTCCGGAGCACCGACCTCACTCCACACAGCTGGGTGGCCGTTGCTTG GTACCCGATCATTCAGATACCCGTGATGAGAAACCGAAAGGAATTATCTGCATCTTTCCTTACTTACCACATGCTGTCATGGTCTCCTCAAG GTCTGGTAAAGGTCATTCCAGAAGACAATCAGAGAATCGAATCCATTGTTCCACCAAGAAGAGAAAGCAAAGTCCTCACAAATGGAGAATGTAAGTATGAGATCGGGATTCCTCCATTTGCAATGAGCACATATAAGATGAATGGAGTGTTTTGGGTCAATCCTAAGACGCTTGATCGGGAGATGATGGTTTCCTACCAGCGTGCTGCTTGGTTCTGGTTAAGAGAACACAATTTTAGTCATCATGACTATAACTTCTTCGTGTCTCATGGTATATGA